A window of the Vespa crabro chromosome 8, iyVesCrab1.2, whole genome shotgun sequence genome harbors these coding sequences:
- the LOC124426330 gene encoding protein YIPF5 — translation MSGYTGQENYWAQPNQNSYKYESFDFEQPNQQFEFQTYGDQQSEYNAYSPKSYLDPTQASYGGEMYSQDDFTKGDHGFGDEEVEPPLLEELGIDPDRIVQKTLAVLNPFHRRGQIDDANYLLQDSDLAGPVTFCLALAAFLLLAGSKAHFGYVYGLATISCLLMYILLSLMSSTDNITLLSVASVLGYCLLPVVALSAVSIFTTLRGTIGLAIAAMAVAWATLSASRLLSTMSGENNQRPLIAYPCFLLYGVFTLIVIF, via the exons atgtCTGGTTACACTGGACAAGAAAATTATTGGGCTCAACCGAATCAGAATTCATATAAGTACGAATCATTTGATTTCGAACAACCTAACCAACAATTTGAGTTTCAAACGTACGGTGATCAACAATCAGAATATAATGCTTATTCGCCTAAAAGTTATTTAGATCCAACACAAGCTTCTTATGGCGGTGAAATGTATTCGCAGGATGATTTTACAAAAG GTGACCATGGTTTTGGAGACGAAGAAGTAGAACCACCATTGTTAGAAGAACTTGGCATTGATCCTGATAGGATTGTACAAAAAACATTGGCCGTATTAAATCCTTTTCATAGGAGAGGACAAATAGACGATGCCAATTATCTTCTTCAGGATTCGGATTTGGCTGGCCCAGTTACATTTTGTTTAGCTCTCGctgcatttcttcttttagctGGTTCTAAAGCACATTTTGGTTATGTATATGGTTTAGCAACAATTTCATGTCTATTGATGTACATTCTTCTATCTTTAATGAGTAGCACcgataatattactttattgtCAGTGGCATCCGTATTAGGCTATTGTTTACTACCTGTTGTAGCACTTTCAGCAGTTAGTATTTTTACCACGCTTCGTGGTACCATTGGTTTAGCCATTGCAGCAATGGCTGTAGCTTGGGCAACTTTGTCAGCTTCTAGACTATTATCTACTATGTCCGGAGAAAACAATCAACGTCCTCTGATAGCTTATCCGTGTTTCTTGCTTTATGGGGTATTCACTTTAATtgtcattttttaa